Proteins encoded in a region of the Vicia villosa cultivar HV-30 ecotype Madison, WI linkage group LG5, Vvil1.0, whole genome shotgun sequence genome:
- the LOC131601376 gene encoding protein transport protein yos1-like: protein MGFWLVLWTWLEGFLLFANALAILNEDRFLARRGWTLAEMTGPQRNTLKGQVIGLIHVCQYMRLPLIFFNILVITKKLIAG from the coding sequence ATGGGGTTCTGGCTTGTGTTATGGACTTGGCTAGAAGGGTTTCTTCTCTTTGCAAATGCATTGGCAATTTTAAACGAGGACCGGTTCCTTGCCCGAAGAGGATGGACATTGGCAGAAATGACAGGACCTCAAAGGAATACTCTTAAAGGACAAGTCATAGGACTCATTCACGTTTGTCAATATATGAGACTTCctcttatttttttcaatattctcGTTATCACTAAGAAACTGATCGCCGGATAA
- the LOC131601375 gene encoding heme-binding-like protein At3g10130, chloroplastic, which translates to MTQLLHRIQTSYPLLYKGFTATPTSHQNLLPTSFSSHLIHSQSLMGMVFGKIGVETPKYEVIKTTPDYEIRKYAPSVAAEVTYDPSQFKGNKDGGFMILANYIGALGNPQNTKPEKIAMTAPVITKDSAEKIAMTAPVVTNERNKMVTMQFILPASYGKVEDAPKPIDERVVIREEGERKYGVVKFGGVASDEVVKEKVEKLKLSLEKDGFKVVGEFLLGRYNPPWTIPMFRTNEVMIPVE; encoded by the coding sequence ATGACGCAGTTACTGCACCGAATCCAAACCTCTTATCCATTATTATATAAAGGGTTCACAGCCACACCAACAAGTCATCAAAATCTCCTACCTACATCATTCAGCTCTCATCTTATTCATTCTCAATCCTTGATGGGTATGGTATTTGGAAAAATTGGTGTTGAGACACCAAAATATGAAGTAATCAAAACCACACCAGACTATGAGATCAGAAAATACGCACCTTCTGTTGCAGCTGAAGTCACCTATGATCCATCACAGTTCAAAGGCAACAAAGATGGTGGCTTCATGATTCTAGCAAACTACATAGGAGCATTAGGGAACCCTCAGAACACAAAACCCGAGAAAATCGCCATGACTGCACCTGTTATTACAAAGGATTCTGCAGAGAAGATAGCCATGACAGCACCAGTGGTGACAAATGAGAGGAACAAGATGGTGACCATGCAGTTTATTTTGCCAGCTAGTTATGGAAAAGTAGAGGATGCTCCTAAGCCTATTGATGAGAGGGTTGTGATCAGAGAGGAAGGAGAGAGGAAATATGGAGTGGTGAAGTTTGGAGGTGTGGCAAGTGATGAAGTGGTGAAGGAGAAGGTGGAGAAGCTGAAGTTGAGTTTGGAGAAAGATGGTTTTAAGGTTGTTGGGGAGTTCTTGTTGGGGAGGTATAATCCACCTTGGACTATTCCAATGTTTAGGACTAATGAGGTTATGATCCCTGTTGAATGA
- the LOC131606332 gene encoding uncharacterized protein LOC131606332, producing MGLVLGRIGVETPKYEVIKTAQNYVVRKYAPSVVAEITYDPSVFKGDKDGGFKVLVDYIGIFGKPQNTKTEKISMTSPVITKENTSVSSEKIAMTAPVVTNEKNKMVTMQFTLPVSYGKVEDAPKPIDERVVIREEGEKKYGVVKFGGVASDEVVKEKVEKLNLSLEKDGFKVVGDFVLGRYNPPRITIPIFRTNEVMIPVE from the coding sequence ATGGGTTTAGTATTGGGAAGAATAGGAGTTGAAACACCAAAATATGAAGTTATCAAAACCGCACAAAACTATGTTGTCAGAAAGTATGCACCTTCTGTGGTAGCCGAAATAACCTACGATCCATCCGTGTTCAAAGGAGACAAAGATGGTGGCTTTAAGGTTTTAGTTGACTACATAGGAATCTTCGGCAAACCCCAAAACACCAAAACCGAAAAAATATCCATGACTTCACCAGTTATCACAAAAGAAAACACAAGTGTTTCCTCAGAAAAGATTGCTATGACAGCACCAGTTGTGACAAATGAGAAGAACAAGATGGTGACTATGCAGTTTACTTTGCCGGTTAGTTATGGAAAAGTAGAGGATGCACCAAAGCCTATTGATGAGAGGGTTGTAATAAGAGAAGAAGGTGAGAAGAAGTATGGGGTGGTGAAGTTTGGAGGAGTGGCTAGTGATGAAGTGGTGAAGGAGAAGGTGGAGAAGTTGAATTTGAGTTTGGAGAAAGATGGTTTTAAGGTTGTTGGTGATTTTGTGTTGGGTAGGTATAATCCACCAAGGATAACAATACCAATATTTAGGACCAATGAGGTTATGATCCCTGTCGAATGA